The Sporocytophaga myxococcoides genome includes a window with the following:
- a CDS encoding DUF5723 family protein — protein sequence MRNILTALFIFSTGIFASAQNNMGTRYCNYNDLNASKYSPSELDLGNKHAQIGINSYIWMGNTTFDYKTAKEIYQKGLIQNQDVNKILSKLNKENLFGAGLDFQLLGVAVQFKTKSEKKLAFSLGVNERSGTSFLFGENFLKLALKGNKQFAGQRVDLGPASLNVNYLREYAVGAAIPVIGKEDGFGIRAGVRLKYLAGIGSIYMRPANGSMYTDPEGRFIDFDFNYKIQTSGIDNINLWNSNGKGYGADAGLTVFLNKYLQFTTSILDIGAVKYDKEVTTYERSGQVKYEGLIISRFFGSQKYSTDTLAQIFDPIKTKGGSYKTPLSTRLVIEGKIKTPRTSKKDDQTYNSNTIFFTYIQGFQNLPGSTTKSFFSIGYNHDFHRVFNGGVLLSAGGYNKKAVGAFFSFKIGQSFKWGFSSDNLTGFIFPQHGKGADFATNISVAF from the coding sequence ATGAGAAATATTTTAACAGCACTGTTCATTTTTTCAACAGGAATATTTGCTTCAGCTCAAAATAATATGGGCACGAGGTATTGCAACTACAATGACCTGAATGCTTCCAAATATTCTCCATCCGAGTTGGATCTAGGAAACAAGCATGCACAGATTGGCATCAATAGTTATATCTGGATGGGCAATACAACTTTTGATTATAAGACAGCCAAAGAAATTTATCAAAAAGGATTAATACAGAATCAGGATGTCAATAAAATTTTATCGAAACTGAATAAGGAAAACCTTTTTGGGGCAGGGCTAGATTTTCAGTTATTGGGAGTGGCAGTCCAATTTAAGACTAAATCCGAAAAAAAGTTGGCGTTTTCTCTGGGGGTAAATGAAAGATCTGGTACAAGTTTTTTATTTGGTGAGAACTTTTTGAAGCTTGCTTTAAAAGGGAACAAGCAATTTGCCGGACAACGTGTGGACCTGGGGCCTGCTAGTTTAAATGTGAACTACCTGAGAGAGTATGCAGTTGGTGCTGCTATTCCAGTTATCGGAAAAGAAGATGGATTTGGAATAAGAGCCGGGGTTCGGTTAAAATATCTGGCTGGTATTGGCTCCATATATATGCGTCCTGCAAATGGGTCAATGTATACAGATCCTGAAGGACGTTTTATAGATTTTGATTTTAACTATAAGATACAGACTTCAGGAATTGATAATATCAATCTTTGGAACTCTAATGGAAAAGGCTATGGAGCAGATGCAGGTCTAACTGTTTTTCTCAATAAATACCTTCAATTTACCACAAGCATATTAGACATCGGAGCTGTAAAATACGATAAAGAAGTTACAACCTATGAACGCTCAGGGCAGGTAAAATATGAAGGATTGATCATTAGCAGATTTTTCGGAAGTCAGAAATACAGCACTGATACACTGGCCCAGATTTTTGATCCGATAAAAACCAAAGGTGGTTCATATAAAACACCATTAAGTACGAGACTTGTGATTGAAGGAAAAATCAAAACCCCAAGAACATCCAAAAAAGATGATCAGACTTATAATTCCAATACCATCTTCTTTACTTATATTCAGGGGTTTCAGAATCTTCCTGGCTCTACAACAAAGTCCTTTTTCAGCATAGGTTACAATCATGACTTTCATAGAGTATTTAATGGAGGGGTTCTACTTTCCGCTGGTGGTTATAATAAAAAAGCTG
- the dnaK gene encoding molecular chaperone DnaK, translated as MGKIIGIDLGTTNSCVSVMEGNEPVVIANSEGRRTTPSIVAFLDNGERKVGDPAKRQAIINPRNTIMSIKRFMGKKYSEVTKEASNVTYTVEKGPNDTPRVKIGDRHYTPQELSAMILQKMKTTAEDYLGQEVKEAVITVPAYFNDAERQATKEAGQIAGLEVKRIINEPTAAALAYGLDKKHQDMVIAVFDLGGGTFDISILELGDGVFEVKSTNGDTHLGGDDFDQVIIDWLAEEFKKDEGLDLRKDPMALQRLKEAAEKAKVELSSSTSTEINLPYIMPVDGVPKHLVRQLTRAKFEQLADSLIKRTLEPCKKALKDAGLSVDKINEVILVGGSTRIPRIQEEVEKFFGKKPSKGVNPDEVVAVGAAIQGGVLTGEVKDVLLLDVTPLSLGIETMGGVFTKLIEANTTIPSKKSEVFSTASDSQPSVEIHVLQGERPMSRDNRTIGRFHLDGIPPAPRGVPQIEVTFDIDANGILHVSAKDRGTGKEQKIRIEASSGLTDAEIEKMKAEAKANEEADKKEKESAEKINAADSLIFQTEKQLKDYGDKLSAGNKSAIESALAELKTAHGSRNVEAIDTALASLNKAWEAASQEMYSATQGAGPEAGGSAAGQGPTDTGGVTDVDYEEVDSNKNK; from the coding sequence ATGGGAAAAATTATTGGTATAGACTTAGGTACAACGAACTCCTGCGTGTCTGTTATGGAGGGAAATGAACCGGTTGTAATTGCCAACAGCGAAGGTAGGAGAACAACTCCATCTATTGTTGCTTTCCTTGACAATGGGGAAAGAAAAGTCGGAGATCCTGCAAAGCGTCAGGCGATTATCAATCCGAGGAATACCATTATGTCTATCAAAAGATTCATGGGTAAGAAATATTCTGAAGTAACTAAAGAAGCTTCAAATGTTACTTATACTGTTGAAAAAGGACCTAATGATACTCCAAGAGTAAAAATAGGAGACAGACATTATACTCCTCAGGAGCTTTCAGCGATGATCCTTCAGAAAATGAAAACTACGGCAGAAGATTATCTGGGTCAGGAAGTTAAAGAAGCCGTAATTACTGTACCAGCATATTTTAACGATGCAGAAAGACAGGCAACTAAAGAAGCAGGTCAGATTGCTGGTCTTGAAGTAAAACGTATCATCAACGAACCTACAGCAGCAGCACTTGCCTATGGCCTTGATAAAAAACATCAGGATATGGTTATCGCAGTATTTGACCTTGGGGGCGGTACTTTCGATATCTCCATTCTTGAATTAGGTGATGGCGTATTTGAAGTAAAATCTACTAACGGTGATACACACCTTGGTGGTGATGACTTCGACCAGGTGATCATAGATTGGTTGGCAGAAGAATTTAAAAAAGACGAAGGCTTGGATCTTAGAAAAGACCCAATGGCGCTTCAAAGATTAAAGGAAGCAGCAGAGAAAGCTAAAGTTGAACTTTCAAGCTCTACTTCTACTGAAATCAACTTGCCTTACATTATGCCAGTTGACGGTGTTCCTAAACACCTTGTTAGACAATTAACAAGAGCAAAATTTGAGCAGCTTGCAGATTCTCTTATTAAGAGAACTTTAGAGCCTTGCAAAAAAGCGCTTAAAGATGCTGGTCTTTCAGTAGATAAAATTAATGAAGTAATCCTAGTAGGAGGTTCTACCAGAATTCCTAGAATTCAGGAAGAAGTTGAAAAATTCTTCGGAAAGAAACCTTCTAAAGGAGTTAACCCGGATGAGGTGGTTGCAGTAGGTGCAGCAATTCAAGGTGGTGTATTGACAGGTGAAGTAAAAGACGTTCTTCTTCTTGATGTTACTCCTCTTTCTCTTGGTATAGAGACAATGGGAGGTGTGTTCACTAAACTGATAGAGGCAAACACTACAATTCCGTCAAAGAAATCCGAAGTATTCTCTACAGCTTCAGACAGTCAGCCTTCTGTAGAAATACACGTATTGCAGGGTGAAAGGCCAATGTCAAGAGACAACAGAACCATCGGACGTTTCCATCTTGACGGAATACCACCAGCGCCAAGAGGAGTTCCTCAAATTGAAGTAACATTCGATATCGATGCAAATGGTATTCTTCACGTATCTGCTAAGGATAGAGGCACAGGCAAAGAGCAAAAGATCAGAATTGAAGCTTCTTCAGGTTTAACAGATGCTGAGATAGAAAAGATGAAAGCCGAGGCTAAAGCAAACGAAGAAGCAGATAAGAAAGAAAAAGAAAGCGCAGAGAAAATCAATGCTGCTGATTCATTGATCTTCCAGACTGAGAAACAACTGAAAGATTATGGAGATAAGCTTTCTGCAGGAAATAAATCTGCTATAGAAAGTGCCCTTGCAGAGCTTAAAACAGCTCATGGATCAAGAAATGTAGAGGCAATAGATACTGCCCTTGCATCATTGAATAAAGCATGGGAAGCTGCTTCTCAGGAAATGTACAGTGCAACTCAGGGAGCTGGTCCTGAAGCTGGTGGCAGTGCTGCCGGACAAGGCCCGACTGATACAGGAGGAGTTACTGATGTAGATTACGAAGAAGTTGATTCTAACAAGAATAAGTAA